The DNA sequence AACCATATATAATTAACATAAAAAACCAATTTATGAAGACATAGCAACAAATACAAAATCCAACTGTCCAACCACAAATTTAAGTAATGATCCATATAAATATGGCCAATGTCTATCAAGTGCACCAACCATCCAATACCCTATTAGAAAGACCATCCAAAAGAATTAAAAACTACGAGCACATCACATCATGTTTCACAAATATAAAGAAGGATGCATGAAAATACTAACAAAACTGAACCAAAAACTATCATTCAAGTTTAGTTCATAACCCCTTTGAACATCTTAAGGACGCATAAAATGTCGTATAAAGCAATATAAATGTCGTGAAAATTAATATCTAAGGAACACTAAACCAAGGGGTTTCACCTCATAGCAATTAAGGACGCCTATCTTGTAGAAACCTTGAACTTGGGATAGTGAGATTGCTTTAATGCTTCCTGTGGCACacaccaaaaaaataaataataaacttatATTGTGTAGTTATCCTGCTCATGTAGCTGGAAGCATGACTTAAGcacaataaataaaaacataGCCAAATTTAGTTTGCACAAAACAACATGACACAAGGATGCACCTCAAGTCCATAAACCCTTTCCTTATATCCATATAGCAGATATTACCTTGTTAGAGCCTCCTAAATGCAATTTTGCCATCCGGGTTTAAAAATCCTAACGGTCCAGGTCTGagatgaaaattattttaaatttattacaAACCTATAACAACAAGTTCAGGTAATTCTTTGGCTGCAGTGGCAAGAGCAACATAGCAAGAATTAGAAATTGTTCAGACTTGAGAAAATTCGCAAAACTAACCATCCAATATCCTACTAAAGTAACCATCCAACAAATATCAACCAATTTTAAACGATGGTCGGCCAGTATACGTCACGTTGCATGCACATGGTCCACACAGGAAcagacaaaattttttttaaacttaacTCATATATAAACACGATCCCAAACTTATCTGACCTTTCCCGcgctaaaataaaataatcatgAACTGTATCAACCTAAACTAACTACAAAAATGGCTCCTATTGCTATTTCACCATGGTTAATCACGCATTTCATCAACGAAATCTATCTACAATCAAACATGCAACCGCGATTACCAATAAAAAATGAACAACCTCACCCACTTACCTTGGATGGTTAGGATTATTCTGGTCATGATGTTCGTTGTATTTCCGGTGAACCGTTGACTAAAAGGCGGCTATTTCTTCAAGGTCGGCTACTCCACTGCTCAGAGACAACGGGGCCTGCTCGCGGAGTACTATGAAGATGCTCAGTTAGACCGTGAGATCTCCCTGCCGGCAATTCTGGTCTGCGGCGTCTCGCCCATCGGCTCTGTTGCAGCGAAGGCTGGATGTTCAGCGACGGCGCCGTGCTTGAGGGCAACAAATAGGTCACTTGCATTCACCTGTGACCTTCCTTGGTTGCAGGTTACGGGGCTCAGGGTTCTAGTGCTGTCACGGATCTCTACAACAAATTGGGAGGGTTTTGGTGGGGGAAGAGAAACAGCAAAACAAAAGGGATTTGGGATTTGGGGAAAAAATGAAAATAGCATAAATCTGGTGGTGTGTTAAAGTAAACATCCATAATAGGATTAGGGTTAATTTTGTCCTTTAATTTCAATTGGGCCTAATAAAGAGCCCATTGTAGGCATTGTATACATATTTCATTGTCTCCCTAGCGGGACTCAGTATtgctagggagccaatggtTTAAGTgtataatgtgtacaatggacTATTGAGTTACAAAATGATCATACCATCCGAGTactagggataataaacatcctAGGTCatgaaaccactcatcccaaaagtttaaactgattttggggttcaccaaggatcgaactattgacctttcggatctaaatctctaataccatgtcatgataccactcatcccaaaaacttCAGCTGATGGAAAAGAgtaacactaatggttatatctctaatactctctaaacctccattgtatacgttgtacaaatattccattggctccctatactctctcataaaaataatatagtaatgATCAACATTAAAAATAAGAGTAACCTAAAACAGCAACTCCATATTCACATAACATGAATTTGGAGAAACCAACCTACACCCCCACCCCAAACCGAAACCCCCCTCAAAACCTTAGTCAGACTGGATTGTTGCACTGAACACCAACATCCACTCCACCCGCATTCCCGACCGTTTTACCGACTAGAAGCCGCGCCTAATGCCTACCATAATGCATTCGAAAGAAGCACTCGACGCTCTCCATAACGCCATTGACGCCGTCATTAGCCAGCAACGATAGTTTACACGCAATGGAATTGTCATCGAGATCGCACGCACCTTCACCCCGCAAGTTCGGCCACATCCCAAAGCCGCAAACCAAAACTCCGTATTTCCAAGGACATCTCCATTacaagacacatgcataaaaaGACACTTCCATTAAAAGATACACGCATAGGAAGACATACCCAGAGGACACATCCGACGTATTAAGAAGACACACTAGATACGAATTAGGTGGCAGTAGAGCAGCAGCATGCGACAAAAATGGAGGACATGAGTCCGCGTCCTAGCGATAGCAATAGCTCTCACACCCACGAGATGAATGCTGAAGGAGGTGGAGCATCGACCGACCCGCCGGAGAAGATGAATCCGTGGCGGCATCTTTGATAAGGATCCAAAGCAGAGGCAGCAACAAGTGCCGTCACGGTTGACGTGGATGGCTTCCTCGTGCGCGACGGCAGCATTTTCTTCGCCGGAGCACTGGACAGCGCTGATTGATGTTAGTTGTGGGAGAGAAGATGACTAGGGGAAGATATGCAGAAATCGTCACCTGTAGAAGAAGCTCACCAATGGTATGGAACTAGAGAAGTGAAACATAATGGTGGAAAACTGGGCATTAGGAGAAACGGTGATTTTTTGAATTGATTAGGGTAATTAGAGTAAAAGCTAGATAATTGGGTAGATAATTTTTTGGTAATTTGAGTTTTTGGATCTAGCCAATTAAGAGTTGGCATAAATTTGTTGGACTCCTAGTTAGTTACTTAGCAAAATTCTTAACACGTATGTTTGACTCCTTAGTCCGTTTATAGCTCGACCCGTATTCGATGTTTGCTTACCATTTACCCAATCTTAACCTGTTTTGTTTTCCATCCAAAAAGTTgtaaattccaaaaaaaaagtGGTGTGACATATGATTAGACATCTCTTTGATATTATAACATAATTTGTGAACCTTAATCAATTGAAATCTATATTGACATCCAAATTGTAAAACCTTAATCTCCAATGCACAAAATATAGGTTaggattttataaatttttgggGCTCAATATAAATTTCAGAAGGCTAAGGTAAACAAAAATAATGTTATAGTGTCAAGTGTCAATTGGAAAAGCAATGATAATTAAAGATACAGTGAAAGGGAGATCGGGATTAGTGACTCCAACATCCGATGCAAAAtacaaaaacattaaaaatggctacaaaatatattaaaaattaaaataaacctCTCTGAAATTAGATTTAATGGTTTCAATAAATATTTTCTGCACCCAGTCATTTCTTTGAATCTAAATTGATGAGGAAATTCTAAATTAAGAATAAGGAATGTTacgataaaaataaaataaaatatttattttttatgagaaGCATCAATTTACTATTTTacgaaaaaacaaaaacaaagaataaattaaatatttattaccAAAATCAAagtacataaaaataattaccaAATTTTTCTTATAATGTCCTTTGCAAAATTGAAGTGTAGGGTAGTCAtttgctaattttttttatatatcaaaaaaatttttagtgtAATGCAATAAAATTGATAGATAGAAAAAATTTTTACTATTGTGATGTCAACATAAAATGTAATCTGCATTTTaccttttataattttttgtttatgaaATTAAACAAACGCAAcctgcattttttctttttgaaaattttcaaagtgtcagaaaatattttttgaaagcATAAAACGTAAGTTGCATTTTGTgaaggaaaaaatattttaagcaAGAGTGTTGTTGCCTATAAATACGAAGCGGGACTCATTCAAAGTTCTGCACTCCACTTTTACTCCTCCTAATCCTCTTTCTTGCAGATATGTCATAGTAGTGAATTTTTTTTGCAGTTAGTTGTGTCAAAGAAGTTGGGTTATGTGAGGTAGAAGTTATGGAAGGTATTGCAAATTTGCGATTGTATTATAACAGTGAAATTATACCAAACACACACGAAGGAGTAACTTTTGTTTGTGAATGTCCGTTTTTACATGAGTTTTATAGAGTTGCAAATGGTCTTTGTGATAACATATAAAGTCATATTTCAAAAAGGGTGAGCAATATTTTATACAGGAATCCTGTACAAGTATTTGGTATGCTGATACAGTTTCAAATAATGTCCATCAATGACGATGCAAGTATGCAGCAGATGTTCTATATTTATCAACAATTCCGATTTCACGTGCCGATGATAGAGTTGTACGTTGAGTTTGGACAGCAGTCGGGGCTGGACGCGGTTGGCGAGGAGGTCACTGTCGATGACCTCGAGAATATAGATTGGGAAGAAGATAACAACGACAGTGAAGAAGAGTTCGAAGCCAACTATGAAGTCGATGACGAAAACGATGATGGAGACTTGGTAAGCAACCCGGCGGTACAAAATGAGGCGCAAACGATTGTAAGTCAGCACCCCTTTGGCATTCCGTCTTTTATGCGTACTCTGGATCTCAAAGTCATGCATGCCCCAGAATTTTCTGAGTATGCGAATATGGGTATGTTATGATTATTAATTCAAGTTACCACTAGTGTGTATTTTATTTGCTTTCTCTGACTGATGGTGGTGCGCATGTTGTAGGTGAGGGCAACGTTGCGGCAGAAGATGGTGAGTTTAATGTCGGAATAGAATTTGGTTCTAGAGAGTCGGTGATATCTGCAATCAAAAGCTATACTATCTCTAGAAGAGTTGATTACACTGTGTATGAGTCTGAGTCGCAGACATTCTATGCGAAATGTAAGGGTTATGGTGCAGGGTGCGATTGGCTTATTCGAGCTAGCTTGATTCGAAAGAAAGCTTGTTGGGAGATCAGGAGTTACAATGGCAAACACACGTGCACAATAGGCACTATTTCACGAGACCATGCCAAGTTGGACTCAGACACAATTGCAAATGCTATTAGGTCGTTGGTTGAAGTAGACCTATCGATCAAAGTGAAGTCTATTATTGCAGAAGTTCAATCTAGATTCAACTACACTATAAGTTACCGCAAGGCTTGGTTAGCAAAGTAGAAATCTATGGCAAAGATTTTTGGTGATCGGAAAGTTTCTTACCAGACTCTGCCAGTATGGTTGAAAGCAATGATTGCGAAGATGCCAAGGTCTCGTGTTCAAATCAAAACGCTCCCCGTTTACCGTGAGAGTGAGGTGGTTCAAGGTATAAGAGTTCTCCATCGTGTTTTTTGGAGCTTTTATCCGTATATTGTAGCATTCAGACACCACAAGTCATTGGTGCAGGTTGATGGCACACACCTGTACGAAAAATATAAAGGTGCACTTCTAGTGGCAGTTGCACAAATAATGTGTTCTTCAGGTAACGTAAGATCACGAaccatttttttattataaaataaaaccctaaaccttctattcttcttcttcttctcacacTTTCTTCAAACCCTTTTCCTCTTTCAGCGCACACTCTCTCAATGGAACCCATTCACCCTTACGTTTTGTTAAACTCTTTCCTCTTCCACCTGCATTTTTCAATTTAAAGGTCCTCTCAGCACCCTCGACGAACATGTATCACGCATGTATACACGGTGCTGACAGTCACAACCTGTGTTTGGGGACTTTCTAAGACGGTCAACACAGCAGGTTGCAGGGAGTTGGGACACGTTTCATCCACAACATGGCCCTCCCTGACAAACGCAAGCTGCGTTTTGCAGCTGTTGCTGCTTTTACTTTTTCTATATCATAAAAAACGTAACCTGTGTTTTTCAGGTTACTGTGTATCGCAAATCCACATTTGGGGATTACACGCTATGCACCAATAATATTGCATATCACCATTTTTACCTccattaataaattaatttctggTAGTCATTCAACTGtcattaaatgaaaaaataagtGTTTGGTCATATCAATATTTTCGTAATAAACTAACATGATTCTAGGACTGTCAAATGGATTAGTCCGATCTATTTAGACTCAGTTCGTTAAATTCGTGAGTTAAATGGGCTGGACCGTTTAATCCCGCTTTATTTGCGGGCCATAAATTTTTAGTTCGGATCGTTTATGGTCAGTCCGATGGGTTAAACGGGCCAACccatttattcttttattttattttttgaaaaatattttaacaaaaataccACTTTTAAGTCAAAaaccttttaaaaaaataatattttttagttgatGGGTTGAATTTTCAGGTAAAATTGGGAGAAATATCGGCTAAATGTGCAactatttttgataaaaaaatgtaaaaaaaaaataaacggGCCACCCGTTTAGTATGCGGATTAGCCCGTTTAACCCGTAATTTTTTTGGCTTGATTGGACTTAGCCCGTTTAGCCCAAAATTTAAACGTGTTTAATTTTAGAGACAAAGTTCGTCCATTTAAATGGATAAACGAGTTAGTCCGATGAGTTTAACCCATTTTAACAATCTTACATGATTCTAATTTCCAAAACTGATgtaggattttattttatttttatcaaaagaATTGATATCGTAGAGAATAATGAATAAAAAGAacacgaaaaaagaaaaattatagaaTTCAAACCTAACAATAATCTCTATTGCTAATACAATGACTCTATTCAAATTTAACAATAATCTttatgaaattatgaatatcTTTATTAACATGTCTTCTGAAAAAATTTAGACTTGAATTATAAAGATGTCAAGTATTCCATCAGAACCTACAatcaatataaataaaaattcataaatagagttaatattttaaaaatcatagACAAATAAATGTAAAAGCACAGAATGGAAAACAAACATATACAAatgaatttttttcaaattaattttcaattcaAAGTTTAAAATCTGAATACAAAAATTTGCGtattaaacaaataataattatttatataatttatctaattaattaactaaaatacaaaaaaaaaccaTATAAATATGTTCCGGCTACCGTTTAGATTCCACTACTCTATTTTAGTCATTGATGTTgtgttttctattttcatagtctcattatatatgtattttctGTGTTTGCTATTCAATACTTTTCAGCGATCTACTatcttccataatttttcttttctatatccATTACTTCAACATCGATAATCACTATAAACTCCACTATAACTACTGCGACCACCATCGCCATATCATTGTCACCACCTCATTTATCGCTGTAACACCCTATTATCATCATTGGTATTTTTTCTACTGCTATGACTTTTTAGAATATTAGAACTATGAGATATACTGACATCGTACaataaattttctattttttgtgtgtatataaattctaTAATCTGCACCTCTAACTTAAATTAGGAACaagaatagaaaaatagaatcagtgaattgaaaaaaaaaataaagaaaaaaaaatagaagaagaggaagcaaaaatgataaaaaagaacaaaatctgaaaaagagaagaagaagaaaaaataaagggaataatttttttttatttcgaactcaaaatttaaaacttgAAATTTCATACTTATTCATTATGTGAAATGCATAAAATGATGTTGATTGACTAAGATGGAAGAATTGTTGAGAATTAACTTGATGCAAGATACGTCAGAATTTTACtactaaaaatatttgttttatgtatttaattgggtgtaaaaaaattgaataaattttttttagctacgtttagtaattttttaataataaaaataaaaaaattaaattttttttgagaaactataaaataatattttcacataataaataaacaaaaaataattttatattattgtatttaaacataattaataaattaaaatatttaaacataaaattatttttattttattataaatcttttaaaaaaataattcaaaaaaaatatttttaaaaaattcaccCAAATAAATCTTATAAAAATGTTATAGGATATAtttatagttttattttatttatttataatatctTACAAACATTTTAATTCCAGTCATCTAATAAtaggaattttttatttttataaattaaataaatgtaataattatcaaaataaataattttaaaaatatttattaaaataatacttCTTTTTTATCTCGTTACATTGTAAACAAGATAATTTTGCATTgtaaataagataagatagatgtATGCAATATGTATTTATCTCGATGTATGCGATAGGtatttatctcgtttacagtgcaAAATTATCTTGTTTCCaatataaacgagataagagaggtatttatttcagtaaatatttttaaattatttattttagtaattattacatttatttaatttataaaaataaaaaatccctaATAATAGTATACCATATTACTTTAAAagtagtcacaaaaaaaatattacttaaaAAGTAATTTAAAAGAGAGTGAATCAACTAGGGGAGCACCCACCAAAGGCATTCTTATTCCCTCGCTCGTTGATCAGCAATAAAAGCATGAAGCACTCCTGAGCGAAACCTCGTCATTGTGATTTGTGAACGCCGCGAAGCAGCAGATCACAAATTCGCTCCCAACATAACCCTCGACAGCTTTTAACTAAACCTCTACCTAGGGCACGGCACGGCACACAGCAATTTCACCACCACTAACATTGAAAACCAATAATAACTGAATTCCAAACACAATTCACGTAACCAACCCTTACAATCTTaatcttattcttcttcttctcttttccaTGGCGGATCCCGCCTCCTCTCCCGCCGTAACCCTAGAACCCAAACCCCAGCACACTGAATCACAACCTGATCCAGCTCCACCATCCACATCCCTATCTCAATCTCCAGCTCCCGCAAACCCTAATCCCAATCCCACTCTGCTCTCCGCGCCACCGCCCGCGCCGCCGTTGCAGCAGCACCATCCCACCTTCTCCTACGTGCCGCCTCAGGTCTCCGCTGGACCTCCCTTCGCGCCTCCCGCCGCCCCCTCCTTCCGGCCGCTGCCTCCTCAGGCACCGCACTTCTCCCCGTTGCCAAATCCATCCGGAGGCGCCGCTCCGCCGAGCCTTGCCTACCAGAATCCGTCGATTCCACCTCCTGGTGTTAGCTCTGCGGCTGCAATGGCTCCCGGCGTCGCCTCTGCTGCCGGTGGCGTTGCGGTTCCGGTGTCTGTGCCGCACATGCAGCCAATGATGTCGTATCAGGTTCCTCCCGGCCAGCCCGCCATCCCAACCCTGAGACCGCCCTACGCGATGCCAAACGGTTACGCCGCCATCCCGGGTGCTCCTCAAACGGCTGTACCTCCCGCTGGTGGGTTTTGTTGCTTCCATAGTTCAACTGCTTATTATTGTTAATTgctcaattattattatttttgttgttgatATTTTGTGATTATGCGTGTTTGTGCATTTAGTGCTTGTTCCGAATCGTTGATGTCAATGTGATATGTTTTTGCTTGCGTTAAGATTGATAGTTAGTAGTACTTTACTAGCACTTTGAAATGTAAGGAGGCTGTTGACTGTTTCAGCAAAAGACAAGGAAAAGAAAACCTTTTTTTTTACTGGTACATCTTATAATAATTCAGGATTTCGTAGTGTGGGAGGAGTTTGTTTCAGATGAATTGGGGAGGGATTAAGAAAAGTTGTTGTTGGTCGAGAAAGGGGTATCGATGACAGGATGTTTTCTCCTACAGTGTCTTGACTCTCTTGATTGAATTCGGTGAGAAAGGTTGGGAGGCTTCATATTGCTTACAGACCTACATCTACAACAGTACAACTCGTTTAAATTTGGTATGCACGTGTTTGCCAGGTTTCTTGCTTTGTCTTTTACTAAAATTGGAAATGAAAGTTTACAAAGAGTGATACTCACAATGGGAAAATAATATTTGTTCTTCTGTCGATGTAAATAATATATGGTTGTGTCATGCTCATTTTAGTAGGCTACTTTGTGCTAGTTGTAAGAGTACTTTCCCTTCAATGGTTTTATGAATTCCAGAAGTCGACCATGTTTGCAACTGAATGCACGTTGGCCTTGTGTGCTAAGGTATTGCAATCttttcaattctctatctttcCTCTATTGCACTTTCATTTCCCATTTTTAATGCTGCGAGTTAAAAGAAAAACTTAGAATTCAACTAGAATTTCTTCTTATTTAAACCAAGCGTACATGAGACGAGGATAGTCTCATGTCACACATGTGCTTTGGTTGATGGGATAGTTTGAGAAGCCCACTATATTACAAGTGATCTAGAAAAGGTAAGTGCTTTCTACATAACCGTAAATTTCAAACTCGATAGTATTTCTTAATGTTTTCTTCAGGTTGTCATTTCAGCTGGTGATTGTTGGCTGTGCTGCCATCTCTATTATGCTTTTGATGTGTGGTAACAGCATTCCATTGTTCTTGTCGCATTTTTCCACATATATCCTTAGTGTTGTATTGATTAGGTTATAATGCAGATCCATTTATGACCCTTTCTAATATATTTGCATAGATGTTTTTGTATATCTGTACAGGAATGCCTCGTTATCCTCCTCCATATGGAACTATGGTTCGTCCTGTATATCCTCCTCGAGTACCTGGAGCGGTTAATGTTCTCCCGGTATCACGTCCCCCTGTTGCAGGGGTACCTCCAGTTCGCCCTATTATTCCTCCTGTTGTCAGACCTGTGGTTGCTCCTAGTGTTACTCCAGCTGAGAAGCCACAAATCACGGTTTATGTTGGCAAGATTGCACCTACTGTGGAAAATGATTTCATGCTTTCTATTCTTCAGGTAAGTTGTGACTATTTTGTCCTTGTGTCTGGGGAGTGGaggttttttttatatttttttttggtatacAACATTTATTAAGACAGTTTTCTTTCTCTGAAGTTATGTGGACCAGTTAAGAGCTGGAAACGTCCTCAGGATTTATCGAATGGAACGCCTAAAAGCTTTGGCTTTTGTGAGTTTGAGACTGATGAAGGGGTTCTTCGTGCCTTGCGTCTTCTTactaaattaaatattgatGGGCAAGAGCTAATGGTATATCTTCATTTTCATAGCActtctttcttttgctgttgTGTTTACATTAATCTTGTTATCAAATTACTTGAAATTGTCTGTCACTATGAATGATAAAGGGTTAACTGggtattttatttgtcattatACAATTGTTCCTGCAATCCTTTTGCTTTGACAAGAGCTGTGGTTCTCTAAAAAAAACTGAACTTGTGCATTACTATtctccattttctttttctgaTTGGTTCTATATCTGAGCCATGCATCCTTTTATATTTGGTTGACAGCTGAACATCAATGAAACTACGAAAGAACATCTGAAGCGGTATGTTGCGAAAAAAACTGAAgattcaaagaaaaaagaaacccAGGTAGCAGGTGCTGAAAAAGATGATGAAGGTGCACAACCTTCTGATGGTGGTGGGAAATCTGATGCCGAGGACTCAAAGAAAGAGGATAGTGATTCACATAACAAGGAATCCCTTGATTTTGCTACCTTCGGCATTGTCACTGATGATGATAGGGAAGCTGATCGAGAGGCTTTGGAAAAGATTACGAACATGATAGAGGAGAGGTTGAAAACAAGACCTTTGCCTCCACCGCCTGCACAGACGCCTGGTGATGGCTCTGCAATAACTTCAGAACAACCAGCTAAaacaagagatggagattctgATGAGGCTATGGGGAGGAATGGTGAGATTTATTGTAGACAAAAGTCGCATTATCTATTTCTTTTGATATGTCGAGATCATATTATATCAATGAGATACATTGTCCTCTGCAgttctttcttttattgcttttcCCTCCCTTCTGAAAAATTTATCAGGAGATTACTGTTCAATTTTTGTAGAAGGAAATGAAGATAAAACTGAAAAAGATGCAAACAGTGACATCAAACAAACTAGTGAACATGATAAGCCTGAGACCCCTGATAGAAGGCATGACAGGAGAAGCAGAGAGAGGGACCGAGATAGGGAACTAAAACGGGAAAAGGACAGGGAGCTTGAAAGATATGAACGAGAAGCAGAGAGGGAACGTATTAGGAAAGAAAGGGAACAAAGAAGGAGGATTGAGGATGCTGAGCGTCAGTATGAATCATGTTTGAAAGAGTGGGAGTATCgagaaagggagaaagagaaagagcgCCAGTATGAAAAAGacaaggaaaaagaaagagaacgCAAACGGAGAAAGGAGATACTATATGATGAAGAAGATGAGGACGACGATTCAAGGAAGCGGTGGCGTAGAAGTGTATTagaggagaagagaaagaagagattGCGTGAAAAGGAAGACGACTTGGTTGACAGAcaaagagaagaggaagaaattgCCGAGGCCAAGAAGAAGGCAGAGGAGGATCAGCAACGGCAACAGCAGAGAGATGCACTGAAACTGTTATCTGACCATTCTATAAATGGCGGTGAAAAAGCCATGGCTACTGAAGAGGCTGCCAATGAAGTAAAAAATGTTGTTACAGAACACAATAATGcagttgattataatcatgaaGGCCATATAGGTAATTTTTATAAGCCTTATTCTCTGTTATTTCTTTTACTCTCTCGTTGTATTAACAATCGGATGCTTTACATGGCAGGTGATGTCAATTCACTAAACGCTATGAATGATGAATCAGCCATGGCATCTGTCTCAGAAAATGATGCACGATCAAGTGCAAATGCTCCTGCAAAGAAGTTGGGATTTGGTCTAGTTGGGTCCGGAAAAAGAACAACTGTCCCTTCTGTTTTCCATGAGGAGGAGGATGATGATGCACACAAGGACAAAAAAATGAGGCCTTTGGTTCCAATTGATTATTCAACTGAGGAACTGCAAGCTGTTCAACCTACTGCCGCTGGGCCAACACCTCCAAATTTGGCTGCTGCTGCAGAATTTGCAAAGCGTATATCCAGTGCTAATCTCAAAGAAGAGAAGCTTGATGGAGAACGAGATAGAAGTAAGCGTTCAAGTGAGAAGTCTAATCACCGAGACAGGGACAGGAGTGATGAAGATGGCACCCACAACAGAGATGACCACAAGGAGAAAACTGACCGTGACAGAGATCGAGATCATGGATTGGACAAAGTAAAGACCTCGGATAACAAGAGACTCTTGGATGCAAAACAGTTAATTGATATGATTCCAAAGACCAAGGAGGAACTGTTCTCGTATGAGATAAACTGGGCAGTGTATGACAAGGTATGTGATTCTTAACTGTGGATGCATTTGGACTTGTGCGACTACTTGCTCGATATATCTGGAAGATGTTTGTTTTACCTCTTTCCCATATGGTGCTGGATAGAAGATGGGTACAAGCCCTATTTTTAGGGGTGGTAGGGGCGGGTTTTGGTGTGGGAAGAAAGGTTGAACATATTCTGGTT is a window from the Arachis stenosperma cultivar V10309 chromosome 3, arast.V10309.gnm1.PFL2, whole genome shotgun sequence genome containing:
- the LOC130966518 gene encoding RNA-binding motif protein 25 isoform X1; the encoded protein is MADPASSPAVTLEPKPQHTESQPDPAPPSTSLSQSPAPANPNPNPTLLSAPPPAPPLQQHHPTFSYVPPQVSAGPPFAPPAAPSFRPLPPQAPHFSPLPNPSGGAAPPSLAYQNPSIPPPGVSSAAAMAPGVASAAGGVAVPVSVPHMQPMMSYQVPPGQPAIPTLRPPYAMPNGYAAIPGAPQTAVPPAGMPRYPPPYGTMVRPVYPPRVPGAVNVLPVSRPPVAGVPPVRPIIPPVVRPVVAPSVTPAEKPQITVYVGKIAPTVENDFMLSILQLCGPVKSWKRPQDLSNGTPKSFGFCEFETDEGVLRALRLLTKLNIDGQELMLNINETTKEHLKRYVAKKTEDSKKKETQVAGAEKDDEGAQPSDGGGKSDAEDSKKEDSDSHNKESLDFATFGIVTDDDREADREALEKITNMIEERLKTRPLPPPPAQTPGDGSAITSEQPAKTRDGDSDEAMGRNEGNEDKTEKDANSDIKQTSEHDKPETPDRRHDRRSRERDRDRELKREKDRELERYEREAERERIRKEREQRRRIEDAERQYESCLKEWEYREREKEKERQYEKDKEKERERKRRKEILYDEEDEDDDSRKRWRRSVLEEKRKKRLREKEDDLVDRQREEEEIAEAKKKAEEDQQRQQQRDALKLLSDHSINGGEKAMATEEAANEVKNVVTEHNNAVDYNHEGHIGDVNSLNAMNDESAMASVSENDARSSANAPAKKLGFGLVGSGKRTTVPSVFHEEEDDDAHKDKKMRPLVPIDYSTEELQAVQPTAAGPTPPNLAAAAEFAKRISSANLKEEKLDGERDRSKRSSEKSNHRDRDRSDEDGTHNRDDHKEKTDRDRDRDHGLDKVKTSDNKRLLDAKQLIDMIPKTKEELFSYEINWAVYDKHQLHDRMRPWISKKIKEFLGEEENTLIDYIVSSTQEHVKASQMLERLQIILDEEAEMFVLKMWRMLIFEIKKVETGLALRTK
- the LOC130966518 gene encoding RNA-binding motif protein 25 isoform X2, encoding MFLYICTGMPRYPPPYGTMVRPVYPPRVPGAVNVLPVSRPPVAGVPPVRPIIPPVVRPVVAPSVTPAEKPQITVYVGKIAPTVENDFMLSILQLCGPVKSWKRPQDLSNGTPKSFGFCEFETDEGVLRALRLLTKLNIDGQELMLNINETTKEHLKRYVAKKTEDSKKKETQVAGAEKDDEGAQPSDGGGKSDAEDSKKEDSDSHNKESLDFATFGIVTDDDREADREALEKITNMIEERLKTRPLPPPPAQTPGDGSAITSEQPAKTRDGDSDEAMGRNEGNEDKTEKDANSDIKQTSEHDKPETPDRRHDRRSRERDRDRELKREKDRELERYEREAERERIRKEREQRRRIEDAERQYESCLKEWEYREREKEKERQYEKDKEKERERKRRKEILYDEEDEDDDSRKRWRRSVLEEKRKKRLREKEDDLVDRQREEEEIAEAKKKAEEDQQRQQQRDALKLLSDHSINGGEKAMATEEAANEVKNVVTEHNNAVDYNHEGHIGDVNSLNAMNDESAMASVSENDARSSANAPAKKLGFGLVGSGKRTTVPSVFHEEEDDDAHKDKKMRPLVPIDYSTEELQAVQPTAAGPTPPNLAAAAEFAKRISSANLKEEKLDGERDRSKRSSEKSNHRDRDRSDEDGTHNRDDHKEKTDRDRDRDHGLDKVKTSDNKRLLDAKQLIDMIPKTKEELFSYEINWAVYDKHQLHDRMRPWISKKIKEFLGEEENTLIDYIVSSTQEHVKASQMLERLQIILDEEAEMFVLKMWRMLIFEIKKVETGLALRTK